Proteins encoded together in one Panthera uncia isolate 11264 chromosome A2, Puncia_PCG_1.0, whole genome shotgun sequence window:
- the FARSA gene encoding phenylalanine--tRNA ligase alpha subunit: MADGPVAEVLLRQLAAADGGLDSAELAAKLGVEHQAVVGAVKSLQALGEIIEAELRSTKRWELTAEGEEIAREGSHEARVFRSIPPEGLAQSELMRLPSGKVGFSKAMSNKWIRVDKSAADGPRVFRVVDSVEDEVRRRLQMVQGGQAEKLGEKERSELRKRKLLTEVTLKTYWVSKGSAFSTSISKQETELSPEMISSGSWRDRPFKPYNFLAHGVLPDSGHLHPLLKVRTQFRQIFLEMGFTEMPTDNFIESSFWNFDALFQPQQHPARDQHDTFFLRDPAEALQLPMDYVHRVKRTHSQGGYGSQGYKYNWKLEEARKNLLRTHTTSASARALYRLAQKKPFTPAKYFSIDRVFRNETLDATHLAEFHQIEGVVADHGLTLGHLMGVLREFFTKLGITQLRFKPAYNPYTEPSMEVFSYHQGLRKWVEVGNSGIFRPEMLLPMGLPENVSVIAWGLSLERPTMIKYGINNIRELVGHKVNLQMVYDSPLCRLDAEPGPPRTQGTA; the protein is encoded by the exons ATGGCGGACGGCCCGGTGGCGGAGGTGCTGCTGAGGCAGCTGGCGGCGGCCGATGGCGGCCTGGACAGCGCGGAGCTGGCGGCTAAGCTGGGCGTGGAGCACCAGGCAGTGGTGGGCGCCGTGAAGAGCCTGCAGGCGCTGGGAGAG ATCATTGAGGCTGAGCTGCGTTCCACCAAGCGCTGGGAGCTTACCGCTGAGGGCGAGGAGATAGCCCGGGAGGGCAGCCATGAGGCCCGGGTGTTTCGCAGCATCCCCCCGGAGGGCCTGGCCCAGAGCGAGCTTATG CGACTGCCCAGCGGCAAGGTGGGCTTCAGCAAGGCCATGTCCAACAAGTGGATCCGCGTGGATAAGAGTGCAGCTGATGGGCCCCGTGTGTTCCGAGTG GTGGACAGCGTGGAGGACGAGGTGCGGCGGCGGCTCCAAATGGTCCAGGGTGGGCAGGCGGAGAAGCTGGGTGAGAAGGAAAGGAGTGAGCTCAGGAAGAGGAAACTGCTGACCGAAGT GACCCTGAAGACCTACTGGGTGAGCAAAGGCAGTGCCTTCAGTACCAGCATCTCCAAACAGGAGACGGAGCTGAGCCCAGAGATGATCTCCAG CGGCTCCTGGCGGGACCGGCCCTTCAAGCCGTACAATTTCTTGGCCCATGGCGTCCTCCCAGATAGCGGCCACCTGCACCCTCTGCTCAAGGTCCGCACGCAGTTCCGGCAGATCTTCCTGGAGATGGG ATTCACGGAGATGCCGACCGACAACTTCATTGAGAGCTCCTTCTGGAACTTTGATGCACTTTTCCAGCCCCAGCAGCACCCAGCACGTGACCAACACGACACCTTCTTCCTTCGAG ATCCAGCTGAGGCCCTGCAGCTTCCAATGGACTACGTCCATCGGGTCAAGCGGACCCACTCTCAGGGTGGCTACGGCTCACAGGG GTACAAGTACAactggaagctggaagaggccCGGAAAAACCTGCTGCGCACGCACACCACATCCGCCAGTGCCCGCGCCCTCTACCGCCTGGCCCAGAAG AAGCCCTTCACACCGGCCAAGTACTTCTCCATCGATCGTGTGTTCCGAAACGAGACCCTAGATGCCACACACCTGGCCGAGTTCCACCAGATCGAGGGTGTGGTGGCTGACCACGGCCTCACCCTAGGCCACCTCATGGGCGTCCTGCGGGAGTTCTTCACGAAGCTGG GTATTACCCAGCTGCGCTTCAAGCCGGCCTACAACCCCTACACGGAGCCCAGCATGGAGGTGTTCAGCTACCACCAAG GCCTGAGGAAGTGGGTGGAAGTCGGGAATTCTGGGATCTTCCGCCCCGAGATGCTGCTGCCCATGGGACTCCCCGAAAACGTGTCAGTCATTGCTTGGGGCCTCTCCCTGGAGCG CCCAACGATGATCAAATACGGCATCAACAACATCCGGGAGCTGGTGGGCCACAAGGTGAACCTGCAGATGGTGTACGACAGCCCCCTGTGCCGCCTAGACGCTGAGCCGGGGCCCCCACGGACACAGGGCACCGCATGA
- the CALR gene encoding calreticulin, with product MLLPVPLLLGLLGLAAAEPTVYFKEQFLDGEGWTDRWIESKHKSDFGKFVLSSGKFYGDQEKDKGLQTSQDARFYALSARFEPFSNKGQTLVVQFTVKHEQNIDCGGGYVKLFPEGLDQTDMHGDSEYNIMFGPDICGPGTKKVHVIFNYKGKNVLINKDIRCKDDEFTHLYTLIVRPDNTYEVKIDNSQVESGSLEDDWDFLPPKKIKDPDAAKPEDWDERAKIDDPTDSKPEDWDKPEHIPDPDAKKPEDWDEEMDGEWEPPVIQNPEYKGEWKPRQIDNPDYKGTWIHPEIDNPEYSPDSNIYAYENFAVLGLDLWQVKSGTIFDNFLITNDEAYAEEFGNETWGVTKAAEKQMKDKQDEEQRLKEEEEDKKRKEEEEADKEDEEDKDEEDEDEDEKEEEEEEDAATGQAKDEL from the exons ATGCTGCTACCCGTGCCGCTGCTGCTCGGCCTCCTCGGCCTGGCCGCCGCCGAGCCCACCGTCTACTTCAAGGAGCAGTTTCTGGACGGAG AGGGGTGGACCGACCGCTGGATTGAATCCAAACACAAGTCAGATTTTGGTAAATTTGTTCTGAGTTCCGGCAAGTTCTACGGTGACCAGGAAAAGGATAAAG GGCTGCAGACAAGCCAGGATGCCCGCTTTTATGCCTTGTCGGCCAGATTTGAGCCCTTTAGCAACAAGGGCCAGACGCTGGTGGTGCAGTTCACAGTAAAACACGAGCAGAACATCGACTGTGGGGGCGGCTACGTGAAGCTATTTCCAGAGGGCTTGGACCAGACGGACATGCACGGAGACTCTGAATACAACATCATGTTTG GCCCAGATATCTGTGGCCCTGGCACCAAGAAGGTTCATGTCATCTTTAACTACAAGGGCAAGAACGTGCTGATCAACAAGGACATTCGTTGCAAG GATGATGAATTCACACACCTGTATACGCTGATTGTGCGGCCGGATAACACCTATGAGGTGAAGATCGACAACAGCCAGGTGGAGTCGGGCTCCTTGGAGGATGATTGGGACTTCTTGCCTCCCAAGAAGATAAAGGATCCTGATGCTGCGAAGCCTGAAGACTGGGACGAGCGGGCCAAGATTGATGACCCCACAGACTCCAAGCCTGAG GACTGGGACAAACCCGAGCACATTCCTGACCCTGATGCTAAAAAGCCAGAGGACTGGGATGAAGAGATGGACGGAGAGTGGGAACCACCAGTGATTCAGAACCCTGAGTACAAG GGCGAGTGGAAGCCCCGGCAGATCGACAACCCAGATTACAAGGGCACTTGGATCCACCCAGAGATCGACAACCCCGAGTACTCCCCTGATAGCAACATCTATGCCTATGAAAACTTTGCTGTCCTGGGCTTAGATCTCTGGCAG GTCAAGTCTGGCACCATCTTTGACAACTTCCTCATCACCAACGACGAGGCGTATGCAGAGGAGTTTGGAAACGAGACCTGGGGTGTCACGAAG GCGGCGGAAAAGCAGATGAAGGACAAGCAAGATGAGGAACAGAGactaaaggaggaagaggaggataaGAAGCgtaaggaagaggaggaggcagacaAGGAAGACGAGGAAGACAAGGATgaggaggacgaggacgaggatgagaaggaggaagaggaggaggaagatgctGCCACTGGCCAGGCCAAGGACGAGCTGTAG
- the RAD23A gene encoding UV excision repair protein RAD23 homolog A → MAVTITLKTLQQQTFKIRMEPDETVKVLKEKIEAEKGRDAFPVAGQKLIYAGKILSDDVPIRDYRIDEKNFVVVMVTKAKTSPGTSVPPEASPTAAPESSTSFPPAPASGMSQPSPTAREDKSPSEESVPTTSPESVSGSVPSSGSSGREEDAASTLVTGSEYETMLTEIMSMGYERERVVAALRASYNNPHRAVEYLLTGIPGSPEPEHGSVQESQVSEQPATEGGENPLEFLRDQPQFQNMRQVIQQNPALLPALLQQLGQENPQLLQQISRHQEQFIQMLNEPPGELADISDVEGEVGAIGEEAPQMNYIQVTPQEKEAIERLKALGFPESLVIQAYFACEKNENLAANFPLSQNFEDE, encoded by the exons ATGGCCGTCACCATCACACTCAAAACGCTGCAGCAGCAGACCTTCAAAATCCGCATGGAGCCTGACGAGACG GTGAAGGTTCTAAAGGAGAAGATAGAAGCTGAGAAGGGTCGTGATGCTTTCCCTGTGGCCGGACAGAAGCTCATCTATGCTGGCAAAATCCTGAGTGATGACGTCCCCATCAGGGACTATCGCATCGACGAGAAGAACTTCGTAGTCGTCATGGTGACCAAG GCCAAAACTAGCCCAGGCACTTCAGTACCCCCAGAGGCCTCACCCACTGCTGCCCCGGAGTCCTCCACATCCTTCCCTCCGGCCCCTGCCTCAGGCATGTCCCAGCCCTCACCTACTGCCAGAGAGGACAAGAGCCCGTCAGAGGAATCAGTCCCCACGACATCCCCGGAGTCTGTGTCAGG CTCTGTTCCCTCTTCAGGTAGCAGCGGGCGAGAGGAAGACGCGGCATCCACGCTAG TGACTGGCTCTGAGTATGAGACGATGCTGACAGAGATCATGTCCATGGGCTATGAGCGGGAGCGGGTCGTGGCCGCCCTGAGAGCCAGCTACAACAACCCCCACCGAGCCGTGGAGTATCTACTCACG GGAATTCCTGGGAGCCCCGAGCCAGAACATGGTTCTGTCCAGGAGAGCCAGGTGTCGGAGCAGCCAGCCACGGAAGGAG GAGAGAACCCCCTGGAGTTCCTGCGGGACCAGCCCCAGTTCCAGAACATGCGGCAGGTGATTCAGCAGAACCCAGCACTACTGCCCGCCCTGCTCCAGCAGCTGGGCCAGGAGAATCCTCAGCTTTTGCAG CAAATCAGTCGGCACCAGGAGCAGTTCATCCAGATGCTGAACGAGCCCCCCGGGGAGCTGGCAGACATCTCGGACGTGGAGGGTGAGGTGGGCGCCATAGGTGAGGAGGCTCCGCAGATGAACTACATCCAGGTGACGCCACAGGAGAAGGAAGCTATAGAGAGG TTGAAGGCCCTGGGCTTCCCAGAGAGCCTGGTGATCCAGGCCTACTTCGCTTGTGAAAAGAACGAGAACTTGGCAGCCAACTTCCCCCTGAGTCAGAACTTTGAGGACGAGTGA
- the GADD45GIP1 gene encoding growth arrest and DNA damage-inducible proteins-interacting protein 1, producing the protein MAASVRRARSLLGLATSLGRGSRDYRAPPPPRRSPGPWWPDPDDPLTPRWQLGPRYAAKQFARHGAASGVAAGSLWPSREQLRELEAEEREWCPSLAAMQESLRVQRLAEEQKRQAREQLIAECMAKMPQMIESWRRQQQERREKEQADKERRAQLQAEAQERLGYHVDPRSARFQELLQDLEKQQRKRLKEEKQRQKKEARAAALAAATAEDPATSVAPGS; encoded by the exons ATGGCGGCGTCCGTGCGGCGGGCGCGCAGCCTGCTAGGGCTGGCGACGTCCCTGGGCCGGGGCTCCCGGGACTACCGGGCGCCGCCGCCCCCACGCCGCTCGCCAGGGCCCTGGTGGCCGGACCCGGACGACCCACTGACCCCACGCTGGCAGCTAGGGCCGCGCTACGCGGCCAAGCAGTTCGCGCGGCACGGCGCCGCCTCCGGGGTGGCCGCCGGTTCGCTGTGGCCCTCGCGGGAGCAGCTCCGCGAGCTGGAGGCCGAGGAGCGCGAATGGTGCCCGAGCCTGGCGGCCATGCAGGAGTCGCTGCGGGTGCAGCGGCTGGCGGAGGAGCAGAAGCGTCAGGCCAG GGAGCAGCTCATTGCCGAGTGCATGGCCAAGATGCCACAGATGATTGAGAGctggcggcggcagcagcaggagCGCAGGGAGAAGGAGCAGGCGGACAAGGAGCGGCGGGCCCAACTGCAGGCTGAGGCTCAGGAGCGCCTGGGCTACCACGTGGACCCGAGGAGCGCCCGCTTCCAGGAGCTGCTGCAGGACCTGGAGAAGCAGCAGCGCAAACGCCTCaaggaggagaaacagagacagaagaagGAGGCACGAGCTGCTGCGCTGGCCGCTGCCACAGCCGAAGACCCGGCAACCTCCGTGGCACCCGGTTCCTGA